The sequence CGAATTGCCGACACTGTCCGTCTTGTCGTGGGCGATCACAATGTAGCGCCCATAGCTGCGGTAGCTGCCGTCGCTGTTCGTCAGATCGGCCGACACGATTACCGTGCCGCTTTCTGCCGCCACAACGCGGGAGCCGCTGGCGCATGCAAAATCGCAGCCGGAGTGGCCGGCGTAGCCATGGAACGCAGTGGTAATGCGGGTTTGGCTGGGCACCGGATAGGTTAGGCGCAGCCGCTTGCTCTCCGTGGTGGTGTGCTTCTTTGTGGTGGAAGCCGTCGTGCCTGCGTTCTCGCCGTGCTTTGTCGTGGTATGCTTCTTTGTTGTGGTCGTTGTTGTGGTTGTGGTGGTTGTATATTTCTTTGCCGCTTCTTCAATTTGGCGGTCGATCTCATCCAGATCGTTTTGGGTCACATCCCGGTACTCGGTATAGGCCTTGGTCTTATCCGTCAACTGCTTGAGCAGCCGGTTGGCCTCTGTCTGCTGGTCGGTAAGCACCTGTCGCCGGGTGGTCAAATCTTTCTGATCCGCCTGCAAGGTGGTCACCGTCTGTTCCAACTCCGTTTGGCTGGCGGCCAATGCCGTCTTTTTGGTTTGCAGGTCTTTTTGCCGGGTGGTCAAATCCGTTTTGGCCTGTTCCAGCCGGGTGCCCTCTGTCTGTACGGACCGGAGCAGCGCCGTGTCCTGCTTGGCAACCCTTGCCACCATCTCGTAGCGGGTGAGCAGCTGGCCGATGTCTGTGCTGCCCAGCAGGAACGCCAGCACATTGGTCTCGCCGCTGATATACATGGCCCGCAGCCGCTGGCAGTAGCGCTGATAGTTCTGCTGAAACTGGGCGTCCAGCACAGTGATCTGCTGCTTGGTGTCTGTAATCTGCTGCTGCAGCGCCGCCTGATCCTGCCGATTTTTCTTCTGCTGCTTTTGCAGCACGGTAATGCGGTTCTCCGCCGTGTCCACCTTTTGCTCCGTCAGCTTTAACTGGCTGCGCAGGTAGCCGATCTTCTGATCCAGGGCGTCCAGGTATGCCTGGGTGTCCTTGCTTTGCTTGCCCAGGGTCTCCAAGGTTTTTTCCGTTTGGCGCAGCTTCATTTCCAGGTAGGATTGCTGTTCCTCCGGCGTCATTTGGCTGTTGAGCCCGGTGTCCGCCGCCGGCACAGCCGCCGGGGTGGAGAACACAGCCGGTAAAAACAGACAGAAAGCCAGCAAAACAGCCAAAACTTGTTTTCCATGTCTTTGCCGCTTCACTGGCTTCACTTCCTTTGTGGTCTATTCTTGTTGTATGGTACGGCGGCAGCCCACGGTGGGGCGCCGTCGCCGTTTCTATTTACAGATAACTCAGCGGGTTCACTTGGGAGCCGTTGACGCGCACTTCAAAGTGGCAGTGGGGGCCGGTAGAGTTGCCGGTGGAGCCGCTCTTGGCCACCACCTGACCGGCACTGACCTTCTCGCCCACGCTCACCAAAATTTGGCTGTTATGGGCATACAGGGTGGACAGGCCGTCCCCGTGGTCAATGATCAAATACCGACCGTAGCTGTAATTCAGGTACTTAACCAAAATCACCGTGCCGCTGGCGGCTGCATACACATTGGAGCCGGTGGATACCGGGAAGTCAATACCCCCGTGGTAACGACCGCTGGAGTAGTTGGGATACCCGGCAGAAATGGAGCGACTGTCCGTAGGATAGCGCAACCGACCGTTGCCGGAGCCGTGAGAACCGCTGATGCTGCCGGAGCCGTGAGAACCGGCGGCGGCAATGGCGGCTCTGATATCATTTTGCACCTGCTGCAACTGCTTTTGATCCGTCTCAATGGCTTCCTGGTACTCGGAGCTCTGCTTGGAGAGCTTGCGCATTTGGGCATTGCACTCTGCGGCCTCGCTGTCCAGATCCGCCTTGGTGGAAGAAATATCGTTAATATTCTTCTGAAGAGCGGCTTTGTCCGACTCCAGGCTCTTTTTGTCCGCATTCAGCTGGTTGCGTTTTTCCTCCAGCTTCTGCTTTTGCGCCTCGATCTCCTCCATCTTCTTCATCAGGCTGTCCAAGGTGGCACTGTCCTGCTGGGAGACGGACTTGATCATCTCCGACCGGGTCAAAAGACTGGACAGGTCAGAGCAGGTGAGCAGCACTTCCAGAGTGGAGGCACTGCCGCTGATATACATAGCCCGCAGCCGCTGACAATACTCAGCGTATGTAGCGTCAAATTCCTTTTGCTTTTGGTCAATTTGACGCTGGGTCTCCTCAATATCCGCAGCGGTTTTTTCAATCTTCGCCTGGGTGGCGTCAATCTCCGATTGCAGGGCGTTCTTGTCGCTCTCCAAATTGGAGATCTTGTCCTGCAACAGGCTTATTTTTTCCTGCAGGGTGTTGATATATTCCTGCGTATCTTTCTTTTGCTTGGACAAGCTGTTCAGCTTGCTTTGGGTGCTGTTGATTCGGGACTGAATTTTGCTTTTTTCGCTCTCCAGCTCCGAGCGGGACTTAGCCTCTGCCACAAAGGCGGAACTTACCCCGGCGGTCAGCACCAACACAAGACTGCAAAGCAGGCAAAACAGCCGCCGCAACCAAATTTTGGATTTAGACTGCACTAATCTCACTACCTTCCTTATTCAGGTACTTGCGCATGGTGATCATGGAGCCGCCCACACCGCTAATAATACCGATGGCAACAAAGATGCCCAGCATTTGCAGCGCATAGGGGGCAAAGGGCAGCGCAGACAGGGACAGGCTTCTCAGCAGGTCGCCGAACTGGCGCACCGCCAGCTCGTACAGCCCCCATACCAGCCCCAGCGACACAGCGCCGGACACGATACCAAGGATCATACCCTCTACCACGAAGGGCAGGCGCACAAAGCTGTTGGTGGCGCCCACGCTCTTCATAATGCTGATCTCCAACCGGCGGGAATACACCGTCAACTTAATGGTGTTGGAGATAATGAACAGAGAGATGGCAAACAGCACGCCGATGATCACAACGGAGATCACCGTAATGCCCTGCCGAATGGACACCAGCTTTTGCGCCAGGTCCTTGTTCTCTCGAATGGTGTCTACATTTTTCAGCCCTTTTAGTCCTTTGACCGTTTGATCAAACTTGCCAAGATCGGCTACCGTCACCTTGTAGGCATTGGGCAGCGGAATATCCGAACTGATCTGGGTAAAGAACTTGGCCTGGGCGTCCTCCATGGT comes from Oscillospiraceae bacterium and encodes:
- a CDS encoding peptidoglycan DD-metalloendopeptidase family protein, whose protein sequence is MQSKSKIWLRRLFCLLCSLVLVLTAGVSSAFVAEAKSRSELESEKSKIQSRINSTQSKLNSLSKQKKDTQEYINTLQEKISLLQDKISNLESDKNALQSEIDATQAKIEKTAADIEETQRQIDQKQKEFDATYAEYCQRLRAMYISGSASTLEVLLTCSDLSSLLTRSEMIKSVSQQDSATLDSLMKKMEEIEAQKQKLEEKRNQLNADKKSLESDKAALQKNINDISSTKADLDSEAAECNAQMRKLSKQSSEYQEAIETDQKQLQQVQNDIRAAIAAAGSHGSGSISGSHGSGNGRLRYPTDSRSISAGYPNYSSGRYHGGIDFPVSTGSNVYAAASGTVILVKYLNYSYGRYLIIDHGDGLSTLYAHNSQILVSVGEKVSAGQVVAKSGSTGNSTGPHCHFEVRVNGSQVNPLSYL
- the ftsX gene encoding permease-like cell division protein FtsX — translated: MTGASLRYLIKEGFRNTWTNRMMSIASICVLMSCLVLIGSASMIFLNMDSLLSRIEEENVIMVYIKDDANQAAIDTMGQEIKALGNVKELEYVPKEKAWAQQLETMEDAQAKFFTQISSDIPLPNAYKVTVADLGKFDQTVKGLKGLKNVDTIRENKDLAQKLVSIRQGITVISVVIIGVLFAISLFIISNTIKLTVYSRRLEISIMKSVGATNSFVRLPFVVEGMILGIVSGAVSLGLVWGLYELAVRQFGDLLRSLSLSALPFAPYALQMLGIFVAIGIISGVGGSMITMRKYLNKEGSEISAV